A section of the Pseudomonas fluorescens genome encodes:
- a CDS encoding DUF4765 family protein — MHKSIYVSINMKNIKLLSLLALAISGAALAAPPPRDEAKEKPPTTQPTTIDRDKALEDAKNNPGKVVDLGDGVTVTTAPHDPRIRTDYTFNEFLKIVNKAFTQPVTSFFESADDLHAALNNKTPTFDPSDREVLSKVGQVIAMVVGASGSVGTIMVTTGQVAGIASDDVQTKMNSFPLGFRLQGKEVITIEPLGGPRKVSSSGDVVSPDGKPITSILKRVNGRIGIPLSPVTPPKLPSNLELERLPSFGDLPPEHEEFIPNESDDGPLPSELTDNESSLHPTPLEEALKMVIIPQRGEELVTLVRGTSKLPVEMMAANGSAGGEPANALVGRPTVDQVKTQVGKGSFLPEFSTDIKIGDAFSRNRYLVVVRIKAKYLTRGSKVEEGFVANKSAPIEILKVYDRTFGKPEVTRPNAS, encoded by the coding sequence ATGCACAAATCAATATATGTTAGTATAAATATGAAAAACATCAAACTACTTTCTTTGCTAGCGCTGGCTATTTCAGGAGCTGCACTCGCCGCGCCCCCGCCTCGCGATGAGGCTAAAGAAAAACCACCGACCACTCAGCCTACGACAATAGATCGTGATAAAGCTCTTGAAGATGCAAAAAACAACCCAGGAAAAGTCGTTGACCTAGGAGACGGAGTTACCGTCACAACCGCCCCTCATGACCCGCGCATTAGAACTGATTATACTTTCAACGAATTTCTGAAAATTGTAAATAAAGCATTTACCCAACCTGTTACCTCATTCTTTGAGTCTGCTGACGATCTCCACGCTGCATTAAATAATAAAACTCCGACCTTTGACCCATCGGATCGGGAAGTTTTGAGCAAGGTAGGTCAAGTGATTGCAATGGTGGTCGGAGCCTCGGGAAGCGTGGGAACCATTATGGTCACCACTGGTCAGGTTGCAGGTATCGCCAGTGACGATGTCCAGACAAAAATGAACTCTTTCCCCCTTGGTTTTAGGCTTCAGGGAAAGGAGGTTATTACCATTGAACCTCTTGGTGGCCCTCGAAAGGTGAGTTCCTCGGGTGACGTTGTAAGCCCAGACGGCAAACCAATCACAAGTATCCTTAAAAGGGTAAACGGCCGGATAGGAATTCCACTGAGCCCCGTAACCCCACCAAAACTTCCATCTAATTTGGAGCTTGAACGTCTACCCTCATTCGGTGACTTACCACCAGAACACGAAGAATTTATTCCTAACGAAAGTGATGACGGACCTTTGCCTAGTGAACTGACAGACAACGAGAGCAGCCTTCATCCGACTCCACTTGAAGAAGCATTGAAGATGGTGATCATCCCTCAGCGCGGAGAGGAACTTGTTACTTTAGTTCGGGGAACCTCAAAGTTACCAGTAGAAATGATGGCTGCAAATGGAAGTGCTGGAGGGGAGCCAGCCAATGCACTTGTAGGTCGGCCCACTGTAGATCAAGTTAAAACTCAAGTTGGAAAGGGGAGCTTTCTTCCAGAATTCTCCACAGACATAAAAATTGGAGATGCTTTCTCCAGAAACCGCTATCTAGTTGTAGTCCGCATAAAGGCTAAATATCTTACTCGCGGTAGCAAGGTGGAGGAAGGATTCGTTGCAAATAAAAGCGCTCCCATTGAGATTTTAAAAGTTTATGACCGGACTTTTGGAAAACCTGAGGTTACGAGGCCAAACGCATCATAA
- a CDS encoding alpha/beta fold hydrolase produces MKVFVTGRGDRLRYHEIYKGESPVLFIHGLGCSCSSDYPAVVMSSAYPRLKTILVDLMGAGFSDKPTDIDYSGSGLVEILTEFVNSWGDLNFSIFAHSAGALVALELAERMADRVDSLILCEPGINKYGAEFLSGIVSMTMDEFVATGFKKTVGQLSDDANDSWLGSFSIYSPYAIYQWAQSVVIEDRLAWAPKFKLLKTKQKGVIISDKTAGGDFSFFTQLECAVECVSNSTHMIMHDNPDGLAMAISNLLFNPVSELHDENFKG; encoded by the coding sequence ATGAAAGTTTTTGTCACTGGCAGGGGAGATAGGTTGCGCTACCACGAAATATATAAGGGAGAGTCGCCAGTATTATTTATTCATGGGTTGGGATGTTCTTGCAGTAGTGATTATCCAGCAGTGGTTATGTCAAGCGCCTATCCTCGACTCAAAACTATTTTGGTTGACCTGATGGGGGCTGGGTTCAGTGATAAACCGACTGATATTGATTATAGTGGCAGTGGTCTGGTTGAGATTTTAACTGAGTTTGTAAATAGTTGGGGTGATTTGAACTTTAGTATATTCGCACATAGTGCTGGCGCTTTAGTTGCACTGGAGCTTGCTGAGCGTATGGCGGATCGAGTGGATTCGTTGATTTTGTGCGAGCCGGGAATCAATAAATACGGGGCGGAGTTTTTATCTGGGATCGTATCTATGACTATGGATGAGTTTGTCGCCACCGGCTTTAAAAAAACAGTGGGGCAGCTAAGTGATGATGCAAATGATTCATGGCTCGGAAGTTTTTCCATATACTCTCCTTATGCTATATATCAGTGGGCGCAATCGGTAGTTATAGAAGATCGCCTGGCCTGGGCTCCGAAGTTTAAATTGTTGAAGACCAAGCAGAAGGGGGTTATTATTTCGGACAAGACGGCAGGTGGGGATTTTTCTTTTTTTACTCAATTAGAATGTGCTGTTGAGTGCGTAAGCAACAGCACTCATATGATTATGCATGATAATCCAGATGGCCTGGCTATGGCGATTTCAAATTTGTTGTTCAACCCGGTCAGTGAGCTTCATGATGAAAATTTCAAAGGCTAG
- a CDS encoding polyurethanase — MGVFNYKSMTGEDAKALLNDALALSEYAYDSTGQPLAIGGWAPIGAQALGVTQKVDKQGTFWGETALAPSANVEILGQYDGVGKLIAMGIAFRGTSFALTLDGLGDVASDLAAAALPGYAANYAKFAFSALLENVASYATSQGLTGKNILVTGHSLGALGANSLATLSRDNWGGFYQDANYVTFASPTQRSSDTQILNIGYENDPVFKAIDGKGINTSALFWGNDKVWDSATNNLVSFTDNYASFPANLPNSLNWGVAKAHSLDGYIKGLERIASSDFYDLTSKDSTIVVSSLTEATRETTWVQDLNRYAEKHIGNTFIIGTEGNDLLKGGVGNDFLEGGSGNDRFRDDGGYNIILGGQGDNVLELQKPLNSFAFANDGDGTLYISDAYGSISMTRDIGALVSKEASYIPWTSIPWGSYEITYQVVDNGLLAGTELTQYASSAKGDADDNALIARAAGDWLFGLGGDDHLIGGQGNDVFVGGTGNDLMVSGGGNNTFLFNGFFGNDRIEGYQASDKLVFMGMPDLSQDYDYRSYVSTVEDSTVLSFGDNSVMLVGVDMTQLNGGGIFIS; from the coding sequence ATGGGCGTTTTTAACTACAAGAGCATGACGGGCGAGGACGCCAAGGCGTTGCTGAACGACGCCTTGGCTTTATCCGAATACGCTTATGATTCCACCGGGCAACCTCTGGCAATCGGTGGCTGGGCGCCTATTGGTGCACAAGCCCTGGGCGTGACGCAGAAAGTGGACAAGCAAGGTACCTTTTGGGGCGAGACAGCATTGGCGCCTTCCGCCAACGTCGAGATCTTGGGGCAATACGATGGCGTTGGTAAGTTGATTGCCATGGGGATTGCTTTTCGTGGGACTTCTTTTGCCTTGACCCTGGATGGATTGGGCGACGTGGCCAGCGACCTGGCTGCCGCCGCACTTCCCGGGTATGCCGCCAATTATGCCAAGTTCGCCTTCAGTGCGTTGCTGGAGAACGTCGCCAGCTATGCCACGAGCCAGGGCTTGACTGGCAAAAATATTCTGGTCACTGGCCATAGCCTCGGTGCACTAGGGGCCAATAGCTTGGCAACCTTGAGCCGTGATAATTGGGGCGGTTTCTATCAGGATGCAAACTATGTGACCTTCGCCTCACCTACTCAACGCTCGAGTGATACTCAGATCTTGAATATCGGCTATGAGAATGACCCTGTGTTCAAGGCTATTGATGGTAAAGGCATCAACACCTCGGCACTCTTCTGGGGTAACGATAAGGTTTGGGATTCGGCCACCAACAACCTGGTCAGCTTTACTGATAATTACGCCTCATTCCCGGCAAACTTACCCAATAGCCTTAACTGGGGAGTAGCCAAGGCTCACTCCCTGGACGGCTACATCAAAGGCTTAGAGCGTATCGCTTCCTCGGATTTCTACGACCTGACCAGCAAGGATTCGACCATCGTCGTCTCCAGCCTTACAGAGGCCACTCGTGAAACTACTTGGGTGCAAGACCTGAACCGCTACGCTGAAAAACACATCGGCAATACCTTCATTATTGGTACTGAAGGAAACGACCTGCTCAAGGGCGGAGTTGGAAATGATTTCCTAGAAGGTGGTTCTGGCAATGATCGTTTTCGCGATGACGGCGGCTACAACATCATACTAGGTGGCCAAGGCGATAACGTCCTGGAGTTGCAAAAGCCACTGAACTCCTTCGCCTTTGCCAACGATGGCGATGGCACGCTGTACATCAGCGACGCGTATGGCAGCATTAGTATGACCCGGGATATCGGTGCGCTGGTGAGCAAGGAAGCGTCTTATATACCGTGGACTTCAATCCCCTGGGGTTCCTATGAGATCACTTATCAGGTAGTCGATAATGGCCTTCTGGCCGGTACCGAATTGACGCAGTACGCTTCGTCCGCCAAAGGCGATGCGGACGACAATGCCCTCATCGCTCGTGCTGCTGGTGATTGGTTGTTCGGTTTGGGCGGCGACGATCACTTGATCGGTGGTCAGGGTAATGATGTATTCGTCGGCGGTACTGGCAATGACCTGATGGTTTCGGGAGGTGGCAACAACACCTTTCTGTTCAATGGTTTCTTCGGCAACGACAGAATCGAGGGTTACCAGGCTAGCGATAAACTTGTGTTCATGGGCATGCCTGACTTGAGCCAAGATTACGATTACCGCTCTTATGTCTCGACAGTCGAAGACAGCACGGTGCTGTCTTTTGGCGACAACTCTGTGATGTTGGTGGGTGTCGATATGACTCAACTGAATGGGGGCGGGATTTTTATTTCCTAA
- a CDS encoding IS5 family transposase — MKQMSFADAEYAGKRKQTRRERFLIEMDQVVPWKGLIALIEPHYPKGEGGRPAYPLMAMLRVHLMQNWFGYSDPAMEESLYETTILRQFAGLHLDRIPDETTILNFRRLLEKHELAGGILQVINGYLGDRGLLLRQGTVVDATIIHAPSSTKNKDGKRDPEMHQTKKGNQYYFGMKSHIGVDVESGLVHSVVGTAANVADVTQVDQLLHGEETYVSGDAGYTGVEKRAEHQHRQMIWSIAARPSSYKKHAKKSLIGRMRRKIEYAKAQVRAKVEHPFRVIKRQFGYTKVRFRGLVKNTAQQTTLFALSNLWMMRKRLLNAGEVRL, encoded by the coding sequence ATGAAGCAAATGTCTTTCGCTGATGCCGAGTACGCAGGCAAACGTAAGCAGACCCGCCGTGAGCGTTTCCTGATTGAGATGGATCAGGTCGTGCCCTGGAAAGGCCTGATTGCGTTGATCGAGCCGCATTATCCGAAGGGTGAAGGCGGTCGTCCGGCGTATCCGTTGATGGCCATGCTGCGGGTTCATCTGATGCAAAACTGGTTCGGCTACAGCGATCCGGCGATGGAAGAGTCCCTCTACGAAACCACGATTCTGCGCCAGTTTGCCGGGCTGCATTTGGATCGGATTCCGGATGAAACCACGATCCTCAACTTCCGCCGGCTGTTGGAAAAACATGAGCTGGCCGGTGGGATTTTGCAGGTCATCAACGGCTATTTGGGCGACCGAGGTTTGCTGCTGCGTCAGGGAACTGTGGTCGATGCGACGATCATTCATGCGCCCAGTTCGACCAAGAACAAGGACGGTAAACGCGACCCCGAAATGCACCAGACAAAGAAAGGAAATCAGTACTATTTCGGGATGAAATCGCACATCGGTGTCGATGTTGAATCCGGTCTGGTACATAGCGTGGTGGGCACGGCGGCGAATGTGGCGGACGTGACTCAGGTCGATCAGTTGCTGCATGGCGAGGAAACTTACGTCTCTGGCGATGCCGGTTACACCGGCGTGGAGAAGCGTGCGGAGCATCAACATCGCCAGATGATCTGGTCGATCGCAGCGCGCCCCAGCAGCTATAAGAAGCATGCAAAAAAGAGCCTGATCGGTCGCATGCGCCGCAAAATCGAATACGCGAAAGCTCAAGTCCGGGCCAAGGTTGAGCATCCATTCAGGGTGATCAAGCGCCAGTTTGGTTATACGAAAGTCCGCTTCCGAGGCTTGGTGAAAAACACCGCGCAGCAGACCACACTGTTTGCCTTATCGAACCTGTGGATGATGCGAAAACGACTGTTGAATGCAGGCGAGGTGCGCCTGTGA
- a CDS encoding TauD/TfdA family dioxygenase codes for MQVTELKVQQTPPALKFSTGQDEYEIPALWLREKTQDPESTDANTQQRLFDSHLIDPDVQLTEVEPLSQGRVRIAFSDGHSAHYTTEYLLAEIVDADHSPAPIAWDSSLDQRLIRHDWRALSDSKAFEAALMAYLQYGYIVLANVPNTPEQVLEVGQKFGYIKETNFGTYFEVRSKPKANDLAYSTVSLGPHTDNPYRDPVPGIQLLHCLVNETSGGLSTMVDSVKVVDALMQEDPAGYMLLKNTPVRFRFVDKGVELTTRRPMIKTDEAGRTLGVHYSPRLDSLPLLSADEVRAFHKARKRLAELFNHPHYEVRFRLAAGELMFFDNSRVLHGRTSFNPSEGARHLQGCYIDLDGPRERLSEIIKRSKQTEEAA; via the coding sequence ATGCAAGTCACCGAATTGAAAGTTCAACAGACTCCTCCTGCGCTCAAATTTTCCACCGGCCAGGATGAGTACGAGATTCCTGCGTTGTGGCTCCGTGAAAAAACCCAGGATCCAGAGTCGACAGACGCTAATACCCAGCAGCGCCTGTTCGATTCCCATCTCATTGATCCAGACGTTCAATTGACAGAAGTAGAGCCCCTTTCACAAGGGCGGGTTCGCATCGCTTTCAGCGACGGTCATAGTGCCCACTACACAACAGAGTATCTGCTGGCCGAAATTGTTGACGCCGACCACAGCCCGGCGCCCATTGCCTGGGATAGCAGTTTAGACCAGAGGTTGATTCGTCATGACTGGCGAGCACTGAGTGATAGCAAAGCATTTGAAGCAGCACTTATGGCCTATCTGCAATATGGCTACATCGTCCTTGCGAACGTCCCAAATACCCCTGAGCAGGTGCTCGAAGTAGGTCAAAAGTTCGGGTACATCAAGGAAACCAATTTTGGCACCTATTTCGAAGTTCGTTCAAAACCGAAGGCGAACGACTTAGCTTACAGCACAGTGAGCTTGGGCCCACATACCGATAATCCCTACCGTGACCCTGTGCCGGGCATCCAGCTCTTGCACTGCCTGGTCAACGAGACCTCCGGTGGGCTCTCGACAATGGTGGATAGCGTCAAGGTTGTGGATGCGCTTATGCAAGAAGACCCTGCAGGCTACATGCTCCTCAAAAACACTCCGGTTCGCTTTCGGTTCGTAGATAAAGGTGTAGAGCTCACCACCCGACGTCCGATGATCAAGACCGATGAGGCTGGGCGTACTCTTGGCGTGCACTACAGCCCACGGTTGGACAGTTTGCCGCTGCTGAGTGCCGACGAAGTACGGGCATTCCATAAAGCACGTAAGCGCTTGGCCGAGTTGTTCAATCATCCACATTATGAGGTGAGGTTCCGGCTAGCCGCAGGAGAGCTGATGTTTTTCGACAACAGCCGAGTCCTTCATGGCCGCACAAGCTTCAACCCGTCCGAAGGGGCAAGGCATCTGCAAGGATGCTACATAGACTTAGACGGGCCGCGTGAGCGTTTGAGCGAAATCATCAAACGATCCAAACAAACCGAAGAGGCCGCATGA
- a CDS encoding HD domain-containing protein, with the protein MEQVEFIRMKDGTSEEYHFLEHLESEFNKGLADRILNALQGLATTLSGYKINRLEHSLQTAARAEADGADEEMIVGALIHDIGDDLAPYNHSQYAASIIRPYVRGEVAWVLHHHGLFQNFYYAHYFGGDRNERDRYIDHPCFQLCADFCERWDQASFDPAFPTPNLEHFAPMVRKVFSRKPFDPEVIGAEYPLG; encoded by the coding sequence ATGGAGCAGGTCGAGTTCATTCGCATGAAAGATGGAACGTCCGAGGAATACCATTTCCTTGAGCATCTGGAGAGTGAGTTCAACAAAGGACTGGCTGATCGAATTTTGAATGCACTACAAGGGTTGGCCACTACGCTAAGCGGTTACAAAATCAACCGTCTTGAGCATTCTTTGCAAACGGCTGCCCGCGCTGAGGCAGACGGTGCAGATGAAGAGATGATCGTAGGCGCCTTGATCCACGACATCGGTGACGATCTCGCGCCGTATAACCACTCCCAGTACGCGGCATCAATCATACGACCTTACGTACGTGGCGAGGTTGCCTGGGTGCTGCATCATCATGGACTGTTCCAGAACTTCTACTATGCCCATTACTTTGGCGGGGATCGTAACGAGAGAGATCGCTACATAGACCATCCATGCTTCCAACTCTGCGCAGACTTTTGCGAGCGTTGGGATCAGGCCTCTTTTGATCCAGCGTTCCCAACCCCAAATCTGGAGCACTTTGCACCAATGGTCAGGAAAGTATTCTCTCGCAAACCGTTTGATCCCGAAGTGATAGGTGCTGAGTACCCGCTTGGCTGA